A region of Rhinoraja longicauda isolate Sanriku21f chromosome 1, sRhiLon1.1, whole genome shotgun sequence DNA encodes the following proteins:
- the LOC144598425 gene encoding interferon-induced very large GTPase 1-like yields MGSLSSTLNSWSGNLNTPQLVMDLGLQDHYPHKLSLVSMREVSWDKLDDSKPTRHEDLPWRYLQMILSANSLARNPEWPPAQSTDGHSSDDKDFSDLFEVKGPGDSGMNPLDIIAAIFLCADHSLQQELMLKMSLCQLALPFLLPEGHSYPRDKVRGPMEGPGATLLLWAMRPIVKMWCPQSPTGNSRVVEMPIVTAPMPTVSFLRLGRCTVSKSRVLNLTLSQTQLQQNIFLHSGMECGNVPRGISDGMAEISWYLPSGKSNTDIFPEAAAFINLRGDAETYQGHTRFLAKVSAALFIFIDVIGEKEREFLTSLAQSPAKLFLIVNTYISEKHITPEQVKKLFKDLKLQPQQCIVRTNENETKLVEKLRSQIEQVILMRDRDQSFLSLEQMGDIARESGIQVDEHQPEIQRAKDMTSKPQREADPGDGREPEDPCHRHSPGLPEGMVGVAPAGNNQAENRIPPQLVRDLGLQDHYPHKLSLVSMREVSWDKLDDSKPTRPEDLPWRFLQMILSANSLARNPEWPPAQSSKDNNDDVEDFSHLFLAQGTRDSGMNPLDIIAAIFLCADHSLQQELMLKMSLCQLALPFLLPEGHSYPRDKVRGPMEGPGATLLLWAMRPIVKMWCPQSPTGSSRVVEMPIVTAPVPTVSFLRLGRCTVSKSRVLNLTLSQTQLQQNIFLHSGMKCGNVPRGISDGMAEISWYLPSGKSNMDIFPEAAAFINLRGDAETYQGHTRFLAKVSAALFIFIDVIGEKEREFLTSLSQSPAKLFLIVNTYISEKHITPEQVKKLFKDLKLQRQQCIVRTNVNEAELVEELRSQIEQVILMRDRDQSFLRLEQMGDIARESGIQVDEHQPEIQRAKDLTKILGSLDPVDITGYKKRVLPFHGELWQGLSKVEKEKCRMKLRGDRTTETYNHELDQEKKRIREAQLRQSLSEEMQMFIDHLTGPGGDDRAISLQWLKLMLDSKSREIMAGLRRDYKELSKDSMQKVKELKDMDQKMTDSSLGLEHFMRELGQVYELSVTQHNIKQQTQIHPHVLQLPGVAAELLLDGFPLELIDGDVSNVPVSWITAVLEAVAEKVGRASRVFVLTVIGVQSTGKSTLLNTMFCLRFAVSSGRCTRGAYMQLMKVTGNLAEELGCDFILVIDTEGLRAPELATLTDSYEHDNELATFVVGLSNITLVNIGMENIAEMKDILQIVVHSLLRMKQTGKRPKCIFVHQNVGDVSAHDQNLRGRQKLLEQLDKMTEAAAKLEKLEGVTFHDVMDYDADKDNWYIPGLWQGTPPMAAVNTGYSEHVFQLKNSLIQCLLKGKPEQGALTIPDFTKWVTGLWEQVKHENFIFCFQNSLFAEAYNQLSVMYKGWEWELRKYTHSWGNKAENRVNNASGDVNLLLQTLEREIRREINKREGETLDKLKALFESGADNVQLMEKYREEFKLSISSLCSRLQSDSIQRCSDAVNRHVGLQAVDDIWNKCHQKIKQQVKELLLKCKGSNEELGDKELQTAYGKMWQDTLSQLDYQPCRERNIELEIENLLRHHTAAQGRVINKMLERKSLSKQGTQCFQIKGKHINTTWMTHAKNTFRISSHQADVNQAAMITRSLEDECHQWISDITKMDMDYDIKYCIDLLNIIEEKINNISHPNFTMSEEFRAEFKLHLCGYAVPRFQEMQTRFIQKHDPRQRLENMKGQYFDLFMDIYTEQDENQRQGQRFAQSCFLPALRDATLKALSVNIVDDMKQNDPERKYSLRNNFTVALLVHLKQRDTFDDYHRYITDLENLAKDWLHRQVIEHCMTQRDGESTFTQLAKGILTQITGQAKKIVEHAVMQNFAGNVQSFLDMFVEKLKTRISMPKDEMNLVLFHGDGDGKKWAEAVLPSIEEVEQRLLNEVTGWDVQAKIGELSIKPSEELFKGLFSCTEKCPFCEVFCDSETPVHSQHSCKQHRPEGLNGYCFIKSERLVTDVCTALVAGNALFRNNNTNGEYKPYKDYQTVNDYYKSWTIQREISAQAASYWKRVFYFFNEQFAEKYKAKPAEMDDAWNIDWDVVREDLKKTYNTDIQSW; encoded by the coding sequence ATGGGGAGTCTTTCATCAACTTTAAATAGCTGGTCTGGAAACCTGAACACTCCACAACTTGTGATGGATTTGGGTTTACAGGATCATTATCCTCACAAACTGTCACTGGTATCCATGCGGGAGGTATCCTGGGATAAACTGGACGACAGCAAACCAACTCGACATGAAGATCTTCCTTGGAGATATCTCCAAATGATCCTCTCAGCTAATTCACTGGCGAGGAATCCTGAATGGCCCCCTGCTCAGTCCACAGACGGTCACAGCAGTGACGATAAAGACTTCAGTGATTTATTTGAAGTGAAAGGGCCAGGAGATTCTGGGATGAACCCTCTGGATAtcattgctgccattttcctctgtgccgaccactctctccaacaggaactgatgctgaagatgtctctgtgccAACTTGCATTGCCCTTTCTGCTGCCGGAAGGGCACAGTTACCCCAGGGACAAGGTGAGGGGACCCATGGAAGGGCCTGGTGCCACCCTTCTCCTCTGGGCCATGAGGCCCATTGTTAAAATGTGGTGCCCACAATCTCCCACAGGGAACAGCCGCGTTGTGGAGATGCCCATCGTGACAGCACCCATGCCAACTgtctccttcctcagactcggaaggtgcacggtgtccaaatccagagtcctcaatctcaccttgagccagacccagctgcagcagaacatcttcctgcactccgggatggaatgtgggaatgtgcctcgtgggatatcggatgggatggctgagatcagctggtatctaccttctgggaagagcaacacggacattttcccagaggctgctgcattcatcaacctccgaggtgatgctgaaacttaccagggacacactcggtttctggcaaaagtctctgctgctctctttattttcattgacgtTATCGGTGAGAAGGAAAGAGAATTCCTCACCTCTCTCGCACAGTCACCGGCAAAACTCTTTCTGATAGTGAACACTTACATCAGTGAGAAGCACATCACCCCTGAGCAGGTAAAGAAACTGTTCAAAGATCTGAAGTTACAACCTCAACAATGCATTGTTCGGACAAATGAAAACGAGACCAAACTTGTGGAAAAACTACGTTCTCAGATAGAACAAGTGATTCTAATGAGGGACAGGGACCAGAGCTTCCTGAGTCTGGaacaaatgggtgacattgcgaggGAAAGTGGGATTCAGGTCGATGAACATCAGCCTGAAATACAACGGGCCAAGGACATGACGTCCAAACCACAGAGAGAGGCCGACCCTGGAGACGGCAGGGAACCAGAGGATCCATGTCACCGACATTCACCAGGTCTCCCAGAGGGAATGGTTGGTGTTGCACCAGCTGGAAATAACCAGGCTGAAAATCGGATCCCTCCACAACTAGTGAGGGATTTGGGTTTACAGGATCATTATCCTCACAAACTGTCACTGGTGTCCATGCGGGAGGTATCCTGGGATAAACTGGACGACAGCAAACCAACTCGACCAGAAGATCTTCCTTGGAGATTTCTCCAAATGATCCTCTCAGCTAATTCACTGGCGAGGAATCCTGAATGGCCCCCTGCTCAGTCTTCAAAAGACAACAACGATGACGTAGAAGATTTCAGCCATTTGTTTCTTGCACAAGGGACCAGAGATTCTGGGATGAACCCTCTGGATAtcattgctgccattttcctctgtgccgaccactctctccaacaggaactgatgctgaagatgtctctgtgccAACTTGCATTGCCCTTTCTGCTGCCGGAAGGGCACAGTTACCCCAGGGACAAGGTGAGGGGACCCATGGAAGGGCCTGGTGCCACCCTTCTCCTCTGGGCCATGAGGCCCATTGTTAAAATGTGGTGCCCACAATCTCCCACAGGGAGCAGCCGCGTTGTGGAGATGCCCATCGTGACAGCACCCGTGCCAACTgtctccttcctcagactcggaaggtgcacggtgtccaaatccagagtcctcaatctcaccttgagccagacccagctgcagcagaacatcttcctgcactccgggaTGAAATGTGGGAATGTGCCCCGTGGGATATCGGATGGGATGGCTGAGATCAGCTGGTATCTACCTTCTGGGAAGAGCAACATGGACATTTTCCCAGAGGCTGCTGCATTCATCAACCTCCGAGGTGATGCTGAAACTTACCAGGGACACACTCGGTTTCTGGCAAAAGTCTCTGCTgctctctttattttcattgacgttatcggtgagaaggaaagagaattcctcacctctctctcacagTCACCGGCAAAACTCTTTCTGATAGTGAACACTTACATCAGTGAGAAGCACATCACCCCTGAGCAAGTAAAGAAACTGTTCAAAGATCTGAAGTTACAACGTCAACAATGCATTGTTCGGACAAATGTAAACGAGGCCGAACTTGTGGAAGAACTACGTTCTCAGATAGAACAAGTGATTCTAATGAGGGACAGGGACCAGAGCTTCCTGAGACTGGaacaaatgggtgacattgcgaggGAAAGTGGGATTCAGGTCGATGAACATCAGCCTGAAATACAACGGGCCAAGGACCTGACCAAAATACTGGGCAGTCTTGACCCTGTGGACATCACTGGGTATAAAAAGAGAGTGCTGCCCTTTCATGGAGAGCTCTGGCAAGGGCTGTCTAAAGTTGAGAAAGAGAAGTGTCGGATGAAACTCCGTGGGGACAGAACCACAGAGACGTATAACCACGAGCTGGACCAAGAGAAGAAAAGAATCCGGGAAGCTCAGCTCAGACAGAGCCTGTCGGAGGAGATGCAGATGTTCATTGACCACCTCACCGGTCCTGGTGGGGATGACAGGGCCATTTCCTTGCAGTGGCTGAAGCTGATGCTGGACAGTAAATCAAGGGAAATCATGGCAGGGTTGCGCAGGGATTATAAAGAACTGAGCAAAGACTCAATGCAGAAGGTCAAGGAGTTGAAGGACATGGATCAGAAGATGACTGATAGTTCCCTGGGACTTGAGCATTTCATGAGGGAACTGGGCCAGGTTTATGAACTCTCAGTGACACAACACAACATCAAGCAACAAACACAGATCCACCCACATGTGCTTCAGTTACCGGGTGTTGCTGCTGAACTGTTGCTGGATGGGTTCCCACTGGAGCTCATTGATGGAGACGTCTCCAACGTTCCTGTTTCATGGATCACTGCTGTACTGGAAGCAGTGGCTGAGAAGGTGGGACGTGCTTCCCGAGTGTTTGTACTGACAGTGATTGGAGTTCAGAGCACGGGCAAGTCCACGCTCCTCAATACAATGTTCTGTTTGCGGTTTGCTGTGAGCAGCGGCAGATGTACTCGAGGGGCCTACATGCAGCTGATGAAGGTCACAGGGAACCTGGCAGAGGAGCTGGGCTGTGACTTCATCCTGGTCATTGACACGGAGGGGTTGAGAGCTCCAGAACTTGCAACACTAACAGACAGCTATGAACACGACAATGAGCTGGCAACATTCGTGGTGGGATTAAGCAACATAACGTTGGTAAACATAGGCATGGAAAACATCGCAGAGATGAAAGATATTTTACAGATTGTCGTTCATTCCTTACTCCGTATGAAGCAGACGGGGAAAAGACCAAAGTGTATATTTGTCCACCAGAATGTTGGGGATGTGAGTGCACACGATCAGAATCTGAGAGGCCGTCAGAAACTCCTGGAACAACTGGATAAGATGACAGAGGCTGCAGCAAAACTGGAGAAGCTGGAGGGAGTAACGTTCCATGATGTGATGGACTACGATGCTGACAAGGACAACTGGTACATCCCTGGTCTGTGGCAAGGTACGCCCCCAATGGCTGCCGTCAACACTGGCTACAGTGAACATGTCTTCCAACTGAAGAACAGTCTCATTCAATGTTTACTCAAAGGGAAACCAGAACAAGGAGCTCTCACAATCCCAGACTTCACCAAATGGGTGACTGGGCTCTGGGAGCAGGTGAAACATGAGAATTTCATTTTCTGCTTCCAGAACAGTCTGTTCGCAGAGGCTTACAACCAGCTCTCTGTGATGTACAAGGGCTGGGAGTGGGAGCTCCGCAAATACACACACTCCTGGGGAAATAAGGCTGAAAACAGAGTAAACAATGCCAGTGGTGACGTCAACCTACTGCTCCAAACACTGGAACGTGAGATCAGGAGGGAGATTAACAAAAGGGAGGGTGAGACTCTGGATAAACTAAAAGCTCTGTTTGAAAGTGGGGCTGATAACGTGCAGCTGATGGAGAAATACAGGGAGGAGTTCAAACTCAGCATCTCCAGTTTATGTTCACGGCTTCAGTCCGATTCAATACAGAGATGTAGCGATGCTGTGAACAGACATGTGGGACTGCAGGCAGTGGATGATATCTGGAATAAATGTCACCAGAAGATCAAACAACAGGTCAAGGAGCTTTTATTAAAGTGTAAAGGGTCAAATGAGGAGTTGggtgacaaggaactgcaaactgcCTATGGAAAGATGTGGCAAGACACACTGTCACAGCTGGACTATCAGCCCTGCAGAGAAAGAAACATTGAACTGGAGATTGAAAATCTTCTCAGACACCACACAGCAGCTCAAGGAAGGGTGATTAATAAAATGCTAGAAAGAAAATCTCTCAGTAAACAGGGAACCCAGTGCTTTCAAATTAAAGGGAAACACATCAACACGACATGGATGACACATGCTAAAAACACATTCAGGATATCCTCGCACCAAGCAGATGTTAATCAGGCAGCAATGATAACACGGTCCCTCGAGGATGAATGCCATCAATGGATCAGTGACATCACAAAAATGGACATGGATTATGACATTAAATATTGTATTGATCTTTTGAATATTATAGAGGAGAAAATTAACAATATTTCACACCCAAACTTCACAATGAGTGAGGAATTCAGGGCTGAGTTTAAACTTCACCTGTGTGGTTACGCTGTACCAAGATTCCAAGAGATGCAGACAAGGTTCATCCAGAAACATGACCCGCGGCAAAGACTGGAAAACATGAAGGGTCAATACTTTGATCTCTTCATGGACATTTACACAGAGCAGGATGAGAACCAGAGACAAGGACAACGGTTTGCACAATCTTGTTTCTTGCCAGCTCTCAGAGACGCCACCCTCAAGGCTCTCAGTGTGAACATCGTGGATGATATGAAACAAAATGACCCTGAGAGAAAGTACAGTCTCCGCAACAACTTCACTGTGGCCCTCCTGGTGCACTTGAAACAAAGGGATACATTTGATGACTATCACCGGTATATCACTGACCTTGAGAATTTGGCCAAAGACTGGCTCCATCGGCAGGTTATTGAACACTGCATGACACAACGTGATGGGGAGAGCACGTTTACCCAACTGGCTAAAGGAATCCTTACACAGATCACTGGGCAAGCTAAAAAGATTGTTGAACATGCGGTGATGCAGAActttgctggaaatgttcagaGCTTCCTCGACATGTTTGTTGAAAAGTTAAAAACCAGGATCTCAATGCCCAAAGATGAAATGAACCTCGTTCTGTTTCACGGTGATGGTGATGGCAAGAAATGGGCAGAGGCAGTTCTGCCATCTATTGAAGAGGTGGAGCAGAGACTCCTCAATGAGGTAACAGGCTGGGATGTCCAAGCAAAGATTGGAGAATTATCCATTAAACCCAGTGAAGAGCTGTTCAAAGGGTTATTCAGCTGTACTGAGAAATGTCCTTTCTGTGAGGTTTTCTGTGACTCAGAGACCCCAGTACATTCACAGCATTCTTGTAAGCAGCACAGACCTGAAGGACTCAATGGGTATTGCTTCATAAAAAGTGAACGTCTTGTAACTGATGTCTGCACAGCTTTAGTCGCAGGTAATGCATTGTTTAGAAATAACAACACAAATGGAGAATACAAACCCTACAAGGATTACCAAACTGTCAATGATTACTACAAATCCTGGACCATCCAGCGGGAGATTTCCGCACAGGCAGCATCCTATTGGAAGAGGGTTTTCTACTTTTTCAATGAGCAGTTTGCAGAAAAATACAAAGCAAAACCTGCAGAGATGGATGATGCCTGGAACATTGACTGGGATGTGGTGAGGGAAGATCTGAAAAAGACCTATAACACAGACATTCAGTCTTGGTGA